From one Nonomuraea polychroma genomic stretch:
- a CDS encoding xanthine dehydrogenase family protein molybdopterin-binding subunit → MTREAALGPDGRWIGAAVPRKEDRRLLQGRGRFVGDLAPPGTLYAAFARSPVAAGTLGSVDLTAARAVPGVVAAFAAADLALAGLRAVLERPEFRPSTMPILAEDAVRHVAEPVAVVVAEDAYAAEDGAEAVIADIEPGTAVSSLRQALDAAPQVHDGVAGNIFVDLTMFDDPEIDAVVDAAPLVLTETFTSGRLAALPMEGRACLAEWSDRDEQLVVHVSTQVPHQVRTAIATSLGLPESRVRVVAPDVGGGFGLKCVAGREEIAVAAVAHRLRRPVKWVEDRQENLTAAFHAREQEYDIRAAFDADGRILAVDADIRCDVGAYSAFPFTSGVEPLMAATELPGPYKLRHYRARSRAVATNKAPTAPYRGVSRPQITFVMERLMDKAAARLGFDPAEIRRRNLIVKDEFPYTGVTGITYDPGSYRESLDLATERLRAEGWYARRDAARAEGRLVGIGLSCFSERTAYGTPAFMQRRMAMTPGYDVSHIRMDPSGTVFVTTGTASHGQGHETTFAQIVADQLGLHPDDVRIRQGDTDVGGYGWGTFASRSVVVGGGAARRAAVLLAERVRRAAGHLLEADPGDLVLAGGAVAVRGVPAASMPIAEVARIAHFQSYRLNGDHLLEASASYDPPGTFSNATHAVVVELDPGTGRTRILRYIVVEDCGVIINPLVVDGQVRGGVAQGIAAALYEQIRYDEGGQPVTATLMDYLVPTATEIPPIEVLHLETPSSHSETGAKGMGEGGTIGAPAAVVNAVNDAAGTQVLDTIPVRPEQILGVLT, encoded by the coding sequence ATGACGCGTGAGGCCGCGCTCGGCCCGGACGGCCGCTGGATCGGCGCGGCCGTCCCCCGCAAAGAGGATCGCCGGCTGCTGCAGGGGCGTGGCCGGTTCGTCGGCGACCTGGCGCCGCCGGGCACGCTCTACGCCGCGTTCGCCCGCAGCCCGGTCGCGGCCGGCACGCTGGGATCCGTCGACCTGACCGCGGCACGGGCGGTGCCCGGCGTCGTGGCCGCCTTCGCCGCCGCCGACCTCGCGCTCGCCGGGCTGCGGGCCGTGCTCGAACGGCCCGAGTTCCGCCCGTCCACCATGCCGATCCTCGCCGAGGACGCCGTACGCCACGTCGCCGAGCCCGTCGCCGTCGTCGTGGCCGAGGACGCGTACGCCGCGGAGGACGGCGCCGAGGCCGTGATCGCCGACATCGAGCCCGGCACGGCCGTGTCGTCCCTGCGGCAGGCGCTCGACGCCGCGCCGCAGGTGCACGACGGGGTGGCCGGCAACATCTTCGTAGACCTGACGATGTTCGACGACCCCGAGATCGACGCCGTCGTCGACGCCGCGCCGCTCGTTCTCACCGAGACCTTCACGAGCGGGCGGCTGGCGGCGCTGCCGATGGAGGGCAGGGCCTGCCTGGCGGAATGGTCGGACCGTGACGAGCAACTCGTCGTGCACGTCTCCACTCAGGTCCCCCACCAGGTCCGCACCGCCATCGCGACCTCACTCGGCCTGCCGGAGAGCCGGGTGCGCGTCGTGGCGCCGGACGTCGGCGGCGGGTTCGGGCTCAAGTGCGTGGCCGGACGTGAGGAGATCGCCGTCGCCGCGGTGGCCCACCGGCTGCGCCGCCCGGTGAAGTGGGTGGAGGACCGGCAGGAGAACCTGACCGCCGCCTTCCACGCCCGCGAGCAGGAGTACGACATCCGCGCGGCGTTCGACGCCGACGGGCGCATCCTCGCCGTGGACGCCGACATCCGCTGCGACGTCGGGGCGTACTCGGCGTTCCCGTTCACGTCCGGGGTGGAGCCGCTGATGGCCGCCACCGAGCTGCCCGGACCCTACAAGCTCCGGCACTACCGTGCGCGCAGCCGCGCCGTGGCGACGAACAAGGCGCCCACCGCGCCGTACCGCGGGGTGAGCCGCCCCCAGATCACCTTCGTCATGGAGCGGCTGATGGACAAGGCCGCGGCCCGGCTCGGCTTCGACCCGGCGGAGATCCGCCGGCGCAACCTCATCGTCAAGGACGAGTTCCCCTACACGGGCGTCACCGGGATCACCTACGACCCCGGCAGCTACCGCGAATCGCTCGACCTGGCCACCGAGCGGTTGCGCGCCGAAGGCTGGTACGCCCGCCGCGACGCCGCCAGGGCCGAAGGCCGGCTCGTCGGCATCGGCCTGTCCTGCTTCTCCGAGCGCACCGCGTACGGGACGCCGGCGTTCATGCAGCGGCGCATGGCCATGACGCCCGGATACGACGTGTCGCACATCCGGATGGACCCCTCCGGCACGGTGTTCGTGACCACCGGGACCGCCTCGCACGGGCAGGGGCACGAGACGACGTTCGCGCAGATCGTCGCCGACCAGCTCGGGCTGCACCCGGACGACGTGCGGATCAGGCAGGGCGACACCGACGTCGGCGGGTACGGCTGGGGCACCTTCGCGAGCCGGTCCGTGGTCGTCGGCGGCGGGGCCGCCAGGCGGGCCGCCGTGCTGCTGGCCGAGCGGGTCCGCCGGGCGGCCGGGCACCTGCTGGAGGCCGATCCCGGCGACCTCGTGCTCGCCGGGGGCGCGGTGGCCGTGCGGGGCGTGCCGGCGGCGTCGATGCCGATCGCCGAGGTCGCCCGCATCGCCCACTTCCAGTCCTACCGGCTCAACGGCGACCACCTGCTGGAGGCCTCGGCGTCCTACGACCCGCCGGGCACCTTCTCCAACGCCACCCACGCCGTCGTGGTGGAGCTCGACCCGGGCACGGGCCGGACCCGGATCCTGCGGTACATCGTCGTCGAGGACTGCGGTGTGATCATCAATCCGCTCGTCGTCGACGGGCAGGTACGCGGCGGCGTCGCGCAGGGCATCGCCGCGGCCCTGTACGAGCAGATCCGCTACGACGAAGGCGGCCAGCCGGTCACCGCGACGCTCATGGACTACCTCGTCCCCACGGCGACCGAGATCCCGCCGATCGAGGTGCTCCATCTCGAGACGCCCTCGTCCCACAGCGAGACCGGCGCCAAGGGCATGGGCGAGGGCGGCACCATCGGCGCCCCGGCCGCGGTCGTCAACGCCGTCAACGACGCCGCCGGTACCCAGGTGCTCGACACCATCCCGGTCCGTCCCGAGCAGATCCTGGGAGTGCTCACGTGA
- a CDS encoding FAD binding domain-containing protein, with product MKPAAYAYHRAYDVREAVELLGELGDDAKILAGGQSLVAMMNFRLARPSALVDVNRISGLSYLRRDGDRLRIGALTRHHAVETTRDPAVLGGYAVLPRAAHWVGHYPIRTRGTFGGSIAHADPTSEWCMLALLLDAEIVAEGPHGRRTIPAADFFHGFLTTALGADEMLVEVVFPRPAPRAALTEFAQRRGDFAIVAAAAALDTDGTACTGARIVLGGVDARPVRVPAAEQVLAGAALTTDAFAAAADVAAREASPPGDIHGSADYRRRLVRTLVTRALEEAAAHDA from the coding sequence GTGAAGCCGGCAGCGTACGCCTACCACCGCGCCTACGACGTCCGCGAAGCCGTGGAATTGCTCGGCGAGCTCGGCGACGACGCCAAGATCCTGGCTGGTGGGCAGAGCCTCGTCGCGATGATGAACTTCCGCCTGGCCCGGCCGAGCGCGCTGGTGGACGTCAACCGCATCTCCGGGCTGTCGTACCTGCGGCGTGACGGCGACCGGCTGCGCATCGGGGCGCTCACCCGCCACCACGCGGTGGAGACCACCCGGGACCCCGCCGTCCTCGGCGGCTACGCGGTGCTCCCGCGCGCCGCGCACTGGGTCGGCCACTACCCGATCCGCACCCGGGGCACGTTCGGCGGCAGCATCGCGCACGCCGACCCGACCTCGGAGTGGTGCATGCTCGCCCTGCTGCTCGACGCGGAGATCGTCGCCGAGGGCCCGCACGGCCGCAGGACGATCCCCGCCGCCGATTTCTTCCACGGCTTCCTGACCACCGCGCTCGGCGCGGACGAGATGCTGGTCGAGGTGGTGTTCCCGCGCCCCGCCCCGCGTGCGGCGCTCACCGAGTTCGCCCAGCGGCGCGGGGACTTCGCGATCGTCGCGGCGGCCGCCGCCCTCGACACCGACGGCACCGCCTGCACCGGCGCGCGGATCGTGCTCGGCGGCGTCGACGCCCGGCCGGTGCGGGTTCCCGCGGCGGAGCAGGTGCTGGCCGGGGCGGCGCTCACCACGGACGCCTTCGCGGCTGCCGCCGACGTGGCCGCCCGCGAGGCGTCACCGCCCGGCGACATTCACGGCAGCGCCGACTACCGGCGCAGGCTGGTGCGCACCCTGGTGACCCGGGCGCTGGAGGAGGCCGCGGCCCATGACGCGTGA
- a CDS encoding (2Fe-2S)-binding protein, with amino-acid sequence MKDLHLISLTVNGADHEAVVESRRTLADVLRHDLGYTGTHLGCEHGICGACTVLVDGEPVRSCLVFGVQADGCEIRTVEGLADGERLSDLQEEFSRCHALQCGFCTPGFLMLGEAFLAENPSPTEEEVRDVVAANLCRCTGYQGIVEALLATAERRKAGS; translated from the coding sequence GTGAAAGACCTGCATCTGATCAGCCTGACCGTCAACGGCGCCGACCACGAGGCCGTTGTCGAGTCCCGCCGCACCCTCGCCGACGTGCTCCGGCACGACCTCGGCTACACCGGCACCCATCTGGGCTGCGAACACGGCATCTGCGGCGCGTGCACGGTCCTCGTCGACGGTGAGCCGGTACGGTCCTGCCTGGTCTTCGGCGTGCAGGCCGACGGCTGCGAGATCCGCACCGTCGAAGGGCTGGCGGACGGGGAGCGGCTGTCCGACCTGCAGGAGGAGTTCTCCCGCTGCCATGCGCTGCAGTGCGGCTTCTGCACGCCGGGATTCCTCATGCTCGGCGAGGCGTTCCTCGCCGAGAACCCCTCGCCGACCGAGGAGGAGGTCCGCGACGTCGTGGCGGCCAACCTGTGCCGGTGCACCGGCTACCAGGGCATCGTGGAAGCCCTGCTGGCCACCGCCGAGCGACGCAAGGCGGGATCGTGA
- a CDS encoding enoyl-CoA hydratase/isomerase family protein, whose amino-acid sequence MVKGNGLVLDPSRPGVLRLRLDRGQRRNALDPGLVSGLRDAFRTAVERVVILDSADPAVFCAGADLDLPDQVRAGLSDDLYALYEQMAAHPGPVIAVVEGPAVGGGAQLALAADLRVGGPAARFRFPGVGHGLAVGAWGLPALVGAGRAMDLCLTMRWVAADEAARIGLLTRLSDTPGDEALALADELLRCDRDAIRRVKAAIRDPALLERLAAERVGNRRAWDGSVAFLRQERGTPRG is encoded by the coding sequence ATGGTCAAGGGTAATGGCCTGGTCCTCGATCCGTCCCGGCCGGGCGTCCTGCGCCTGCGGCTCGACCGGGGGCAGCGGCGCAACGCCCTGGACCCCGGCCTCGTGTCCGGGCTGCGTGACGCCTTCCGCACGGCCGTCGAGCGGGTGGTGATCCTGGACAGCGCCGATCCGGCGGTGTTCTGCGCGGGCGCCGACCTCGACCTGCCGGACCAGGTCCGGGCCGGGCTGAGTGACGACTTGTACGCACTCTACGAGCAGATGGCCGCGCATCCGGGCCCGGTGATCGCCGTGGTGGAAGGGCCCGCGGTCGGTGGTGGCGCGCAACTGGCCCTCGCCGCCGACCTGCGCGTCGGCGGCCCCGCTGCCCGGTTCCGTTTTCCCGGCGTGGGACACGGCCTGGCCGTGGGCGCGTGGGGCCTGCCGGCGCTCGTCGGCGCGGGTCGCGCCATGGACCTGTGCCTGACCATGCGCTGGGTGGCGGCTGACGAGGCCGCGCGCATCGGGCTGCTGACCAGGCTGAGCGACACCCCCGGCGACGAGGCGCTGGCGCTGGCGGACGAGCTGCTGCGATGCGACCGCGACGCGATCCGCCGCGTCAAGGCGGCGATCCGGGACCCGGCGCTCTTGGAACGGCTGGCGGCCGAACGCGTGGGCAACCGCCGCGCCTGGGACGGCTCGGTGGCGTTCCTCCGGCAAGAGAGGGGCACGCCCCGTGGCTGA